A window from Purpureocillium takamizusanense chromosome 3, complete sequence encodes these proteins:
- a CDS encoding uncharacterized protein (COG:S~EggNog:ENOG503PAZ2), with product MPVTMAHGNPGGGFVYQGYAYVRGTASGTLIASDQALSFWGGVRPETGEIIDQHHPLKGQHLEGKILAIPGGRGSCSGSIVLLELLLNRRGPSAIIFQRLEDILTLGVIVAEEMFNTAIPVVVLEPAHFDSVTKLDRRTIHVHDHCVSSTELGHSTDRQHLVDHDASQAASRASQVSLSVFDQALLDGHHGRAAQASMRIILRMAELLGADELMSVSQVHVDSCVYTGPASLAFAERLRDWGGEVLVPTTLNAIAMDRKRWRAQDMDPTFAGAAARLADALTGMGARPTFTCAPYQLDSAPKLGDQVAWAESNAVVYANSVLGARTRKYPDMLDVAMALTGRAPAGGPHLEVNRLATLVVRVTDLGDADKIDDSLYPLLGYRVGAIASDHIPAIIGLDTLGPSKDDLKAFGAAFATVSSAPMFHIVGVTPEATHLNKVIAPEPGVRTVKVGLRELSNSWDELNSTSNGQPVGLISLGNPHFSFAEVRKLARLCRGRRKSDSVAVMVTCGRSVYHLTKQAGLIDELEAFGCQFLEDTCWCMITQDGILRTTDAIMTNSGKYAHYGPGLTGRAFYFGSLAACVDVACRGGHGGAKPPWLAGDYVDSLANCC from the coding sequence ATGCCGGTCACGATGGCTCATGGAAATCCCGGGGGCGGCTTCGTGTATCAGGGCTATGCCTATGTCCGCGGCACGGCCTCTGGGACGCTCATCGCGAGCGACCAAGCGCTGAGCTTTTGGGGCGGCGTGCGACCGGAAACCGGCGAGATCATCGATCAGCATCATCCGTTGAAGGGACAGCACCTTGAGGGCAAGATCCTTGCGATACCCGGTGGTCGCGGTTCGTGCTCCGGCTCCATCGTGCTCCTGGAGCTGCTTCTCAACCGCAGAGGTCCCAGCGCCATCATCTTTCAGCGGCTAGAAGATATCCTGACCTTGGGGGTGATTGTCGCGGAGGAAATGTTCAACACGGCTATTCCGGTCGTGGTGCTGGAGCCAGCGCACTTTGATAGCGTTACGAAGCTCGACAGGCGCACCATTCATGTTCACGACCACTGCGTCTCCAGCACAGAACTCGGGCACAGCACGGATCGGCAGCATCTAGTAGATCATGACGCGAGCCAAGCAGCCTCTCGCGCAAGTCAGGTCTCCCTTTCGGTTTTCGATCAAGCGCTGCTAGACGGCCACCACGGTCGAGCCGCCCAGGCATCGATGCGCATCATCTTGCGAATGGCAGAGTTactcggcgccgacgagttGATGAGCGTCAGCCAAGTCCACGTGGACAGCTGCGTCTACACCGGACCCGCGTCCCTGGCCTTTGCCGAGCGGCTGCGCGactggggcggcgaggtgctggtcccgacgacgctcaacgccatcgccatggacCGGAAGCGATGGCGCGCCCAGGACATGGACCCGACGttcgccggggccgccgcgcgactGGCCGACGCCTTGACGGGCATGGGCGCCCGGCCGACGTTTACCTGCGCCCCGTACCAGCTGGACAGCGCGCCGAAGCTCGGCGACCAGGTGGCCTGGGCCGAGTCCAACGCCGTCGTGTACGCCAACAGCGTGCTCGGGGCGAGGACCAGGAAGTATCCCGACATGCTGGATGTTGCCATGGCCCTGACGggccgcgcgccggccggaGGCCCTCACCTGGAGGTCAACCGACTGGCAACACTCGTCGTTCGAGTCACGGATCTTGGGGATGCGGACAAGATCGACGACTCGCTGTATCCGCTCCTTGGTTACCGGGTCGGCGCCATAGCCTCAGACCATATTCCCGCGATCATCGGACTCGACACTTTGGGCCCCTCAAAAGACGACCTAAAAGCCTTCGGCGCCGCTTTCGCGACGGTCTCCAGTGCGCCGATGTTCCATATCGTAGGAGTCACGCCCGAGGCAACACATCTCAACAAAGTCATTGCCCCTGAGCCGGGCGTGCGAACCGTCAAGGTCGGGCTACGCGAGCTGTCAAACAGCTGGGACGAGCTAAACAGCACCTCAAacggccagccagtcggCCTCATCTCCCTCGGGAACCCACACTTTTCCTTTGCCGAGGTGAGGAAGCTCGCTCGACTCTGCCGAGGCCGCAGGAAGAgcgacagcgtcgccgtcatggtgACGTGCGGGCGGTCGGTATACCACTTGACGAAGCAGGCCGGACTGATagacgagctggaggcgtTTGGATGCCAGTTCCTGGAGGATACGTGCTGGTGCATGATCACGCAAGATGGCATCCTCCGCACGACGGACGCCATCATGACGAATTCCGGAAAGTACGCCCATTACGGGCCCGGCTTGACGGGTAGGGCGTTTTATTTCGGCAGCCTGGCTGCTTGTGTCGACGTGGCTTGTCGGGGCGGGCATGGAGGTGCCAAGCCCccgtggctggctggcgattATGTAGATTCACTAGCGAACTGCTGCTAG